One Methylobacterium sp. AMS5 genomic region harbors:
- the hemE gene encoding uroporphyrinogen decarboxylase — protein sequence MAEAKTANRPVLRVLSGEAISPPPAWMMRQAGRYLPEYRATRAEAGSFLDLCYNPAFATEVTLQPIRRFGFEASILFSDILVIPHALGQDVRFVEGEGPRLDALEGRAQFDRLREAGDPAIFSHLAPVFEAVERIRGALPDETTLLGFCGAPWTVASYMIGGRGTVDLAPARALAAADPALLDALLDRLVAVQTEYLVRQLRAGADAVQIFESHAGVLPESSDGDALKRFSLGPITRMVQGVRAQVPDAKIIVFAKGSGLEGHARVVPETGASAVGVDWGVDLAALRARVPASTVTQGNLHPETLIEGGRALDAAVDAILAATEGLPHIFNLGHGITPQTPIAHVEQMLARLRGGR from the coding sequence ATGGCGGAGGCAAAGACGGCGAATAGACCGGTGCTGCGGGTGCTGTCGGGAGAGGCGATCTCCCCGCCCCCGGCCTGGATGATGCGCCAAGCCGGCCGCTACCTGCCGGAATACCGGGCGACGCGGGCGGAGGCCGGATCCTTCCTCGATCTCTGCTACAACCCGGCCTTCGCCACCGAGGTGACGCTCCAGCCGATCCGCCGCTTCGGCTTCGAGGCGTCGATCCTGTTCTCCGACATCCTCGTGATCCCCCACGCGCTCGGCCAGGACGTGCGTTTCGTCGAGGGTGAGGGGCCGCGCCTCGATGCGCTCGAAGGCCGCGCCCAGTTCGACCGCCTGCGCGAGGCCGGCGACCCGGCGATCTTTTCGCATCTGGCACCGGTCTTCGAGGCCGTCGAGCGCATCCGCGGGGCGCTTCCCGACGAGACCACGCTGCTTGGCTTCTGCGGCGCGCCCTGGACCGTGGCGAGCTACATGATCGGCGGACGCGGCACGGTGGACCTCGCCCCGGCCCGGGCGCTGGCGGCGGCCGACCCTGCGCTGCTCGACGCGCTGCTCGACCGGCTCGTCGCCGTCCAGACCGAATATCTCGTGCGTCAGCTCCGGGCCGGCGCCGACGCGGTGCAGATCTTCGAATCCCATGCCGGCGTGCTGCCCGAGTCGAGCGATGGGGATGCCCTCAAGCGCTTCTCGCTCGGGCCGATCACGCGGATGGTTCAAGGCGTGCGAGCACAGGTTCCGGACGCGAAGATCATCGTCTTCGCCAAGGGCTCCGGGCTGGAGGGCCATGCCCGCGTCGTGCCCGAGACCGGCGCGAGTGCCGTCGGCGTCGATTGGGGTGTCGATCTGGCCGCCCTGCGCGCCCGTGTGCCGGCCTCGACGGTCACCCAGGGCAACCTCCACCCCGAGACCCTGATCGAGGGCGGGCGGGCCCTGGACGCGGCCGTGGATGCCATCCTGGCGGCGACCGAGGGCCTGCCGCACATCTTCAACCTCGGCCACGGCATCACCCCGCAGACGCCGATCGCCCATGTCGAGCAGATGCTGGCCCGGCTCAGAGGCGGCCGGTGA
- a CDS encoding NUDIX domain-containing protein, protein MTRIRVVALALTRRDETGEALLLVRKRGSLRFMLPGGKFEADETDAACLARELREELALAFDPRTAVRLGRFEAEAANEPGHIVEATVYRQAAAPGLNPVCGAEIEEIRWLSLTGGTDAAALPLAPLLTGQVLALLSAASPTRSASAGA, encoded by the coding sequence GTGACGCGTATCCGCGTCGTGGCCCTGGCTCTGACGCGCCGGGACGAGACGGGCGAGGCGTTGCTGCTGGTGCGCAAGCGCGGCAGCCTCCGCTTCATGCTCCCGGGCGGCAAGTTCGAGGCGGATGAGACCGACGCCGCCTGCCTTGCCCGCGAACTCCGGGAGGAACTCGCGCTCGCCTTCGACCCCCGCACGGCTGTGCGGCTCGGCCGGTTCGAGGCGGAGGCGGCCAACGAGCCCGGCCACATCGTCGAAGCGACCGTCTATCGGCAGGCCGCCGCACCCGGCCTCAACCCCGTCTGCGGTGCGGAGATCGAGGAGATCCGCTGGCTCTCGCTCACCGGCGGAACGGACGCGGCCGCTTTGCCGCTCGCACCGCTTCTGACCGGACAAGTCCTGGCGCTCTTAAGCGCCGCATCCCCCACACGGAGTGCCTCAGCCGGTGCTTGA
- the hemJ gene encoding protoporphyrinogen oxidase HemJ — MLETLYPWIKAVHVIAVISWMAAMLYLPRLFVYHAALPAGSRVQSETFKVMERRLLKAIMTPAMIVTWIFGLWLAWQSGSYAAPWLQAKFALVLAMSGVHGFLSRTVKDFAADRNTRSQRFYRVINEVPTLLMIGIVILAIVKPWS, encoded by the coding sequence GTGCTTGAGACCCTGTACCCCTGGATCAAGGCCGTCCACGTCATCGCGGTCATCTCTTGGATGGCGGCGATGCTCTACCTGCCGCGCCTGTTCGTCTACCACGCGGCGCTGCCGGCGGGCTCGCGGGTGCAGTCCGAGACCTTCAAGGTCATGGAGCGGCGCCTGCTCAAGGCGATCATGACGCCGGCCATGATCGTCACCTGGATCTTCGGCCTGTGGCTGGCGTGGCAGAGCGGCTCCTACGCCGCGCCCTGGCTCCAGGCGAAGTTCGCCCTGGTGCTGGCGATGAGCGGCGTACACGGCTTCCTCTCTCGCACGGTCAAGGACTTCGCCGCCGACCGCAACACCCGCAGCCAGCGCTTCTACCGGGTGATCAACGAGGTGCCGACGCTCCTGATGATCGGCATCGTCATCCTCGCGATCGTGAAGCCCTGGAGCTGA
- a CDS encoding lysozyme inhibitor LprI family protein — MRTLFLALSLSLAAASPAAAASFACAKAETPDEKTICDTRALNDLDVEMAVRFDILKDLLPMGNRTKMQDDQEAWLKDRRACGADVACLTAAYEGRLKILRAVLSEFAKQGGQ; from the coding sequence ATGCGTACGCTGTTTCTCGCCCTCTCTCTGAGCCTCGCTGCGGCCTCCCCCGCAGCGGCAGCGAGCTTTGCCTGCGCCAAGGCCGAGACGCCGGACGAGAAGACGATCTGCGACACCCGCGCCCTCAACGATCTCGACGTCGAGATGGCGGTGCGCTTCGACATCCTCAAAGACCTGCTGCCGATGGGCAACCGCACCAAGATGCAGGACGATCAGGAGGCCTGGCTCAAGGACCGCCGCGCCTGCGGTGCCGATGTGGCCTGCCTCACCGCGGCCTACGAGGGCCGGCTCAAGATCCTTCGCGCCGTTCTGTCGGAGTTCGCCAAGCAGGGCGGGCAGTAG
- the hisG gene encoding ATP phosphoribosyltransferase, whose translation MTDSPLVLAVPSKGRLQENASAFFSRAGLKLVQKAGAREYRGTLAGLPGVEVRYLSASEIAGQLASGAAHLGVTGEDLIREMLPDPGASVELLTPLGFGHASVVVAVPQAWIDVRAMSDLDEVASEMRLRQGRRMRIATKYVNLTRRFFAEAGIADYRIVESLGATEGAPAAGSAEIIVDITTTGTTLAANALKILDDGVMLRSEANLVASLKAPWGETARAALRTVLGRIAAEERARTSREVRAGLPESGVIDLATLAGLHEAELPYGAPRGADGEIVMRCPVDAVFDLSDVLVQAGARSVTVRRIDYAFAAENPLAERLLARL comes from the coding sequence GTGACCGATTCGCCCCTCGTTCTCGCCGTCCCCTCGAAGGGCCGGCTTCAGGAGAATGCCAGCGCCTTCTTCTCCCGTGCGGGCCTCAAGCTCGTGCAGAAGGCGGGCGCGCGTGAGTATCGCGGTACGCTCGCCGGCCTGCCCGGCGTCGAGGTGCGCTACCTCTCGGCCTCCGAGATCGCCGGCCAGCTCGCCAGCGGCGCCGCCCATCTCGGCGTGACCGGCGAAGATCTGATCCGCGAGATGCTGCCCGATCCGGGCGCGAGCGTCGAACTGCTGACGCCGCTCGGCTTCGGCCATGCCAGCGTGGTCGTGGCGGTGCCCCAAGCCTGGATCGACGTGCGCGCCATGAGCGACCTCGACGAGGTGGCGAGCGAAATGCGCCTGCGCCAGGGCCGGCGGATGCGCATCGCCACCAAATACGTGAACCTGACGCGCCGCTTCTTCGCCGAGGCCGGCATCGCCGATTACCGCATCGTCGAGAGCCTGGGCGCCACCGAGGGCGCGCCGGCGGCGGGCTCGGCGGAGATCATCGTCGACATCACCACCACCGGCACCACGCTCGCGGCCAACGCGCTGAAGATTCTCGATGACGGGGTGATGCTGCGCTCGGAGGCCAACCTCGTCGCGTCGCTGAAAGCCCCTTGGGGCGAGACGGCGCGGGCCGCCTTGCGCACCGTGCTCGGCCGCATCGCGGCGGAGGAGCGCGCCCGCACCAGCCGCGAGGTGCGCGCGGGGCTGCCCGAATCCGGCGTGATCGATCTGGCCACCCTCGCCGGCCTGCACGAGGCCGAACTGCCCTACGGCGCCCCGCGCGGCGCCGACGGCGAGATCGTGATGCGCTGCCCCGTCGACGCGGTGTTCGACCTCTCCGACGTCCTGGTGCAGGCGGGGGCGCGGTCCGTCACCGTGCGGCGGATCGACTACGCCTTCGCGGCGGAGAACCCGCTGGCGGAGCGGCTGCTGGCGCGGCTCTGA
- a CDS encoding ATP phosphoribosyltransferase regulatory subunit yields the protein MTRPEAGGPSGAEVVRHVRLSAHFSACGYVPASPPVLQPVEPFLELSGEDIRRRIFVTQDANGAELCLRPEFTIPVCRLHQATRPGESADYSYLGPVFRLVAGEPDEFVQGGIESIGRTDTPAADAEVLGLALEGLDLFGRSDVIVRLGDMGLTHAFLDALYVPPVAKRRTLRAIAAGRSLDEVANSVQAEDRHAGLLAAIQGQDAGAVRAFVEDVLSIAGISQVGGRSAGAIAERFLAKASAQAHGGAGLNATNRELIERYCAISGDPDAAVAAVRALAREAGLTHEGLEAALALFEERTGFMAARGLPVERFRFNGGFARNLDYYTGFIFEVTGPQGGPTLVGGGRYDGLLQQLGSPVPLPAVGCAFWLSRCAQGTTGEGTTGGSEGVAA from the coding sequence ATGACGAGACCGGAGGCAGGCGGCCCGAGCGGCGCGGAGGTGGTGCGCCATGTGCGCCTGTCGGCGCATTTTTCCGCCTGCGGATACGTGCCCGCGTCCCCCCCCGTGCTGCAGCCGGTGGAGCCGTTCCTCGAATTGTCGGGCGAGGACATCCGGCGGCGCATCTTCGTGACGCAGGACGCCAACGGGGCCGAACTGTGCCTGCGGCCGGAATTCACCATTCCGGTCTGCCGCCTGCATCAGGCGACCCGGCCCGGCGAGAGCGCCGATTACAGCTATCTCGGCCCGGTCTTCCGCCTCGTGGCGGGCGAGCCCGACGAGTTCGTCCAGGGCGGCATCGAATCGATCGGGCGCACCGACACCCCGGCGGCGGATGCCGAGGTGCTGGGGCTCGCCCTCGAGGGGCTCGATCTGTTCGGTCGCTCCGACGTTATCGTGCGGCTCGGCGATATGGGCCTGACCCACGCCTTCCTCGACGCCCTCTACGTGCCGCCGGTGGCCAAGCGCCGGACGCTGCGGGCCATCGCCGCCGGGCGCTCCCTCGACGAGGTCGCCAACAGCGTGCAGGCCGAGGATCGCCATGCCGGCCTGCTCGCCGCGATCCAGGGCCAGGATGCCGGGGCCGTGCGCGCCTTCGTGGAGGACGTGCTGTCCATCGCCGGCATCTCGCAGGTGGGCGGGCGCAGCGCCGGGGCCATCGCCGAGCGCTTCCTCGCCAAGGCCTCGGCGCAGGCGCATGGGGGCGCCGGCCTCAACGCGACGAACCGCGAACTGATCGAGCGCTACTGCGCCATCTCCGGCGATCCCGATGCGGCCGTGGCCGCGGTGCGGGCGCTGGCGCGCGAGGCGGGGCTGACCCACGAAGGGTTGGAGGCGGCGCTCGCCCTGTTCGAGGAACGCACCGGCTTCATGGCGGCGCGGGGTCTCCCGGTCGAGCGCTTCCGGTTCAACGGCGGGTTCGCGCGCAACCTCGACTATTATACCGGCTTCATCTTCGAGGTGACGGGTCCTCAGGGTGGCCCGACCCTGGTCGGCGGCGGGCGCTACGACGGGCTCCTGCAGCAGCTCGGCAGCCCGGTGCCGCTGCCGGCGGTGGGCTGCGCGTTCTGGCTGTCGCGTTGCGCCCAAGGCACCACGGGCGAAGGCACCACGGGCGGAAGCGAAGGAGTTGCCGCGTGA
- a CDS encoding TIGR01459 family HAD-type hydrolase, which produces MTHPSVPTLRHFEAVAERYDLILCDVWGVLHDGTRGHVAAGEALIRFRGLPGLRPRRVILVSNAPRPWQGVQKILDGYGVKREAYDAILTSGDLTRRLIAEHPGERVYHLGPDRDAPVFDRLDLTLVPAAEAQRIVCTGLFDDDTETAEDYREALAAFRQRKVPMICANPDLVVERDKRLIPCAGLIAQAYEAIGGAVVYAGKPYRPVYETALAMAGELDRMPAPDVRRTVAVGDAIRTDIAGAAGYGIASVLVARGIHAEELGVTAEHHSLGDIADWLSRQEVKPDAVIERLVW; this is translated from the coding sequence ATGACCCACCCTTCCGTCCCGACGCTGCGCCACTTCGAGGCGGTCGCCGAGCGCTACGACCTGATCCTGTGCGACGTCTGGGGCGTGCTGCATGACGGGACCCGCGGCCATGTCGCGGCCGGCGAGGCGCTGATCCGCTTCCGCGGGCTCCCCGGACTCCGGCCGCGTCGCGTCATTCTCGTCTCGAACGCCCCTCGCCCCTGGCAAGGCGTCCAAAAAATCCTCGACGGCTACGGCGTGAAGCGGGAGGCCTACGACGCGATCCTCACCTCCGGCGACCTGACCCGGCGGCTGATCGCCGAGCATCCGGGTGAGCGGGTGTATCACCTGGGGCCGGATCGCGACGCGCCGGTCTTCGATCGCCTCGACCTCACCCTGGTGCCGGCGGCAGAGGCGCAGCGCATCGTCTGCACCGGTCTGTTCGACGATGACACCGAGACGGCGGAGGATTACCGCGAGGCGCTGGCCGCGTTCCGCCAGCGCAAGGTGCCGATGATCTGCGCCAACCCCGATCTCGTGGTCGAGCGCGACAAGCGGCTCATCCCCTGCGCCGGCCTGATCGCCCAGGCCTACGAGGCGATCGGCGGCGCGGTCGTCTATGCGGGCAAACCCTATCGGCCGGTCTACGAGACGGCGCTGGCCATGGCCGGGGAACTCGATCGGATGCCTGCGCCGGATGTGCGCCGCACGGTGGCCGTGGGCGATGCGATCCGCACCGACATCGCCGGTGCGGCCGGTTACGGCATCGCCTCGGTGCTGGTGGCCCGCGGCATCCATGCGGAGGAACTCGGCGTCACGGCCGAGCATCACAGCCTCGGCGACATCGCCGATTGGCTGTCGCGCCAGGAGGTGAAGCCCGACGCGGTGATCGAGCGGCTGGTCTGGTAA
- a CDS encoding TetR-like C-terminal domain-containing protein, with the protein MAKEAAKEAAPKARGSGPRGEHDREGFIALVAGAAESLVRNEGYRALGMRRLAASIGYAPNSIYNAVGDLDQVVLRVNARTLARLHTALSAVIDPERAARDNALALADAYLVFVAADPRVWSLLFEHLVAPDQPFPDWYAAALAEPVMLVDTVLAPLIVPADERRRAVAALWAALHGLASLSTSRKLAVLTPDPPRDLARLLVGRFLG; encoded by the coding sequence TTGGCAAAAGAGGCGGCGAAAGAGGCGGCACCCAAGGCACGGGGCAGCGGACCGCGGGGCGAGCACGACCGCGAGGGTTTCATCGCCCTGGTCGCGGGCGCGGCGGAGAGCCTCGTCCGCAACGAAGGCTATCGTGCGCTCGGCATGCGGCGGCTGGCGGCTTCCATCGGCTATGCGCCGAACTCGATCTACAACGCCGTGGGCGACCTCGATCAGGTGGTCCTGCGGGTCAATGCCCGCACCCTGGCCCGGCTGCACACGGCGCTGAGCGCCGTGATCGATCCGGAGCGGGCGGCACGGGACAACGCGCTGGCGCTGGCCGACGCCTATCTCGTCTTCGTCGCCGCCGACCCGCGGGTCTGGAGCCTGCTGTTCGAGCATCTCGTCGCGCCGGACCAGCCGTTTCCGGACTGGTACGCCGCGGCCCTGGCCGAGCCGGTCATGCTCGTCGATACGGTGCTGGCGCCGCTGATCGTCCCCGCCGACGAGCGCCGCCGGGCGGTGGCCGCCCTCTGGGCCGCCCTGCACGGGCTCGCCTCGCTCTCGACCTCGCGCAAGCTCGCCGTGCTCACCCCCGACCCGCCGCGGGATCTCGCCCGGCTGCTGGTGGGGCGGTTTCTCGGGTGA
- a CDS encoding acyl-[ACP]--phospholipid O-acyltransferase — MFRTLMTTRRFAPLFWCQFFSAFNDNFLKNALALLILFQVSARGESSGGVLVTLASAVFIGPFFILSGLGGQMADRYDKAVLAKRLKFAEIFAALLSVLGFWLHSVPLLFGALGLFGIIAALFGPIKYGILPDHLKREELTAGNALVEAATFLAILLGTITAGLAMAMGGHALGLGAGLMGMAVLCWLAARMIPATGEGAPDLRVDRNVARSTAELLRDLWSDTRLWRGSVIVSWFWLVGVVILSLLPVLVRQTLNGTEIVATTLLAIFSVGIAVGSGLASWLASGRIVLLPTPVGAVLMGLSGLDLAWTVSQVSPAVGEPVGAWDFITGGSGLRIAVDFFGLAVAGGLYVVPSFAAVQAWTEKAKRARVIGAVNVLTAAFMVAGTLALAVLQGIGLSTAQLLGLVAVLNLIAGAVILVTLPTNPLRDALSILFRAFYRLEVKGLENVEKAGPNAIVALNHVSFLDAPLALSLLDKEPVFAIDHGIAQRWWVKPFLKVTKAMPLDPTRPLATRTLINAVKSGETLIIFPEGRLTVTGSLMKVYDGAGLIADKSGAMVVPVKIDGPERTIFSRLKRDQVRRAWWPKVTVTIMPPVRLHVDPELKGKNRRRAAGAALYDIMSDLVFETADIDRGVFAALVEAGQLHGWRRTALEDPVSGTMSYARLVMGANILGRKLQALLPDPKKPVGLMLPNANGAAVTFFALASAGRVPAMINFSAGPAAVLSACRAAQVDTILTSRAFIEKGRLGALIEGIQGTIRLIYLEDVRARVTTGDKIRGFLEPRRPLVARQGRDPAAILFTSGSEGTPKGVMLANRAMLANTAQVAARIDFGPRDKVFNVLPVFHAFGLTAGLVLPLISGVPVYLYPSPLHYRIVPELIYGTNATVLFGTDTFLTGYAKMAHSYDLRSLRYVVAGAEAVKQATRKTWAEKFGLRILEGYGVTECGPVLALNTPMFNRFGTVGRLLPGIESRLEPVPGIEEGGRLIVRGPNIMLGYLRAENPGVLEPPADGWYDTGDIVALDADGFVTIKGRAKRFAKIAGEMVSLASVEALAAELWPDAPSAVAAVPDARKGERLILFTQAKGATRAAYQTHAKSRGAADVAVPAEVVVVEGLPMLGTGKVDQVGVVKLAKERAATAEAA; from the coding sequence ATGTTCCGCACACTGATGACGACGCGACGCTTCGCGCCGCTGTTCTGGTGCCAATTCTTTTCAGCCTTCAACGACAATTTCCTCAAGAATGCGCTCGCCCTGCTGATCCTGTTTCAGGTCAGCGCGCGGGGGGAGAGTTCGGGCGGGGTGCTGGTGACGCTGGCGAGCGCCGTGTTCATCGGCCCGTTCTTCATCCTGTCTGGCCTCGGCGGGCAGATGGCCGACCGCTACGACAAGGCGGTGCTGGCCAAGCGGCTGAAATTCGCGGAGATTTTCGCGGCCCTGCTCTCGGTGCTCGGCTTCTGGCTGCACTCGGTGCCGCTGCTGTTTGGGGCACTCGGCCTGTTCGGGATCATCGCGGCGCTGTTCGGGCCGATCAAGTACGGCATCCTGCCCGACCACCTGAAGCGCGAGGAGCTCACCGCCGGCAACGCCCTGGTCGAGGCCGCGACCTTCCTCGCGATCCTCCTCGGCACCATCACCGCGGGTCTCGCCATGGCGATGGGCGGCCACGCGCTGGGGCTCGGCGCCGGCTTGATGGGCATGGCGGTGCTGTGCTGGCTCGCCGCCCGGATGATCCCCGCCACCGGCGAAGGTGCACCGGACCTGCGCGTCGACCGCAACGTCGCCCGCTCCACCGCCGAACTCCTGCGCGACCTGTGGTCCGACACGCGGCTGTGGCGCGGCTCGGTGATCGTGAGCTGGTTCTGGCTCGTCGGCGTGGTCATCCTCTCGCTGCTGCCCGTGCTGGTGCGCCAGACCCTCAACGGCACCGAGATCGTCGCCACCACGCTGCTGGCGATCTTCTCCGTCGGCATCGCGGTCGGCTCCGGCCTCGCCTCGTGGCTCGCGAGCGGGCGCATCGTGCTGCTGCCGACGCCCGTCGGCGCGGTGCTGATGGGTCTGTCCGGCCTCGACCTCGCCTGGACGGTCTCGCAGGTGAGCCCGGCCGTGGGCGAGCCGGTCGGCGCCTGGGACTTCATCACCGGCGGCTCGGGCCTGCGCATCGCCGTCGACTTCTTCGGTCTCGCCGTCGCGGGCGGGCTCTATGTCGTGCCCTCGTTTGCCGCGGTGCAGGCCTGGACCGAGAAAGCCAAGCGCGCCCGCGTCATCGGCGCGGTCAACGTGCTGACGGCCGCCTTCATGGTCGCCGGCACCTTGGCGCTCGCGGTGCTTCAAGGCATCGGCCTCTCCACGGCGCAGCTTCTCGGCCTCGTGGCCGTGCTGAACCTGATCGCCGGCGCGGTGATCCTCGTGACCCTGCCGACGAACCCCCTGCGTGACGCCCTCTCGATCCTGTTCCGCGCCTTCTACCGCCTGGAGGTGAAGGGCCTGGAGAACGTGGAGAAGGCCGGCCCGAACGCGATCGTCGCCCTCAACCACGTCTCCTTCCTCGACGCGCCGCTGGCGCTCTCGCTCCTCGACAAGGAGCCCGTCTTCGCCATCGACCACGGCATCGCCCAGCGCTGGTGGGTGAAGCCGTTCCTCAAGGTGACGAAGGCGATGCCGCTCGACCCGACGCGGCCGCTCGCCACCCGCACGCTGATCAACGCGGTCAAGAGCGGCGAGACGCTGATCATCTTCCCCGAGGGCCGGCTCACCGTCACGGGCAGCCTGATGAAGGTCTATGACGGCGCGGGCCTCATCGCCGACAAGTCCGGCGCCATGGTCGTGCCGGTGAAGATCGACGGGCCGGAGCGCACCATCTTCTCGCGCCTGAAGCGCGATCAGGTCCGCCGGGCGTGGTGGCCGAAGGTGACGGTGACGATCATGCCGCCGGTCCGCCTCCACGTCGATCCGGAACTCAAGGGCAAGAACCGCCGTCGCGCCGCCGGTGCGGCCCTCTACGACATCATGTCGGATCTCGTGTTCGAGACCGCCGACATCGACCGCGGCGTCTTCGCCGCCCTGGTCGAGGCGGGCCAGCTTCACGGCTGGCGGCGCACGGCGCTCGAAGACCCGGTCTCGGGCACGATGAGCTATGCCCGACTCGTGATGGGCGCCAACATCCTCGGCCGCAAGCTCCAGGCGCTGCTGCCGGACCCGAAAAAGCCGGTCGGGCTGATGCTGCCCAACGCCAACGGCGCGGCGGTGACGTTCTTCGCGCTGGCCAGCGCCGGCCGCGTGCCGGCGATGATCAACTTCTCCGCCGGGCCCGCCGCGGTGCTCTCGGCCTGCCGGGCGGCGCAGGTCGACACCATCCTCACCTCCCGCGCCTTCATCGAGAAGGGGCGCCTCGGCGCTCTGATCGAGGGCATCCAGGGGACGATCCGCCTGATCTATCTCGAGGACGTGCGGGCTCGCGTCACCACCGGCGACAAGATCCGCGGGTTCTTGGAGCCCCGCCGTCCGCTGGTCGCGCGGCAGGGCCGCGATCCGGCCGCGATCCTGTTCACCTCGGGGAGCGAGGGCACGCCCAAGGGCGTGATGCTCGCCAATCGGGCGATGCTCGCCAACACCGCGCAGGTCGCCGCGCGCATCGATTTCGGGCCGCGCGACAAGGTGTTCAACGTGCTGCCGGTCTTCCACGCCTTCGGGCTGACGGCGGGGCTCGTGCTGCCGCTGATCTCGGGCGTGCCGGTCTACCTCTACCCCTCGCCGCTGCACTACCGGATCGTGCCCGAACTCATCTACGGCACCAACGCCACGGTCCTGTTCGGCACCGACACCTTCCTCACCGGCTACGCGAAGATGGCCCATTCCTACGACCTGCGGAGCCTGCGCTACGTCGTGGCCGGGGCGGAAGCCGTGAAGCAGGCCACCCGCAAGACCTGGGCGGAGAAGTTCGGGCTGCGCATCCTCGAAGGCTACGGCGTCACCGAGTGCGGCCCGGTGCTCGCGCTCAACACGCCGATGTTCAACCGCTTCGGCACCGTCGGCCGGCTGCTGCCGGGGATCGAATCGCGGCTCGAACCGGTGCCCGGCATCGAGGAGGGCGGGCGCCTTATCGTCCGCGGCCCCAACATCATGCTCGGCTACCTGCGGGCGGAGAATCCCGGCGTGCTCGAGCCGCCCGCCGACGGCTGGTACGACACCGGCGACATCGTCGCTCTTGATGCCGACGGCTTCGTGACGATCAAGGGCCGGGCCAAGCGCTTCGCCAAGATCGCCGGCGAGATGGTGTCGCTGGCCAGCGTCGAGGCGCTCGCCGCCGAACTCTGGCCCGACGCCCCGAGCGCGGTGGCCGCCGTGCCCGACGCCCGCAAGGGCGAGCGCCTGATCCTGTTCACGCAGGCCAAGGGCGCGACGCGGGCCGCCTACCAGACCCACGCCAAGAGCCGGGGCGCGGCCGACGTCGCGGTTCCCGCCGAGGTGGTCGTCGTGGAAGGACTGCCGATGCTCGGCACCGGCAAGGTCGATCAGGTCGGCGTCGTCAAACTCGCCAAGGAGCGGGCGGCGACGGCCGAGGCGGCGTGA
- a CDS encoding DsbA family protein has product MSLDRRRFLASSLGLAIAGPAAAQSYGQTFKVENDEGRPVANMRLPGEITGQIQELRGVTYVGPREAEVTLYEFFDYNCPWCRKAAADVTALAASDPALRIGLVHNPILSPMSAQAAKVSLAVQRKLGSAAAFAFYGQLLATKGQIDGNKALDIGAKAGVRRAELEEIADSEEVREAMRGHMNVAANLGLTATPSYVLGNTGVLGHPGVKSLARMIAAMRRCDQIACG; this is encoded by the coding sequence ATGAGCCTCGACCGCCGCCGCTTCCTCGCCTCCTCGCTCGGCCTCGCGATCGCCGGCCCCGCCGCCGCGCAGAGCTACGGCCAGACCTTCAAGGTCGAGAACGACGAGGGCCGGCCGGTCGCCAACATGCGGCTGCCCGGCGAGATCACCGGGCAGATCCAGGAATTGCGCGGCGTCACCTATGTCGGGCCGCGCGAGGCCGAGGTGACCCTCTACGAGTTCTTCGACTACAACTGCCCCTGGTGCCGCAAGGCCGCCGCCGACGTCACGGCGCTCGCCGCCAGCGATCCGGCCCTGCGGATCGGCCTCGTCCACAACCCGATCCTCTCGCCGATGTCGGCCCAGGCCGCCAAGGTCTCGCTCGCCGTTCAGCGCAAGCTCGGCTCGGCCGCCGCCTTCGCCTTCTACGGCCAGTTGCTCGCCACCAAGGGCCAGATCGACGGGAACAAGGCGCTCGACATCGGCGCCAAGGCCGGGGTGAGGCGGGCGGAGCTCGAAGAGATCGCCGACAGCGAGGAGGTGCGCGAGGCGATGCGCGGGCACATGAACGTCGCGGCCAATCTCGGCCTCACCGCGACGCCCTCCTACGTGCTCGGCAACACCGGCGTGCTCGGCCATCCCGGCGTGAAGTCGCTGGCGCGGATGATCGCGGCGATGCGGCGCTGCGACCAGATCGCCTGCGGGTAG